The Rissa tridactyla isolate bRisTri1 chromosome 6, bRisTri1.patW.cur.20221130, whole genome shotgun sequence genome includes a region encoding these proteins:
- the LOC128911734 gene encoding transcription cofactor HES-6-like isoform X2, which produces MAPSFRPGKGRPPRGDDGCAEARADRRTRKPLVEKKRRARINESLQELRSLLADSEFQAKLENAEVLELTVRRVQAVLERRSLEGGRLQREASERFAAGYIQCMHEVHTFVSGCPGIDATTAAELLNHLLESMPLDEGGFPDLMADVLADPWPGSEALAAASLALPASAPSPSPSEETCSDSEEAEAEPGQTSADGLDASRTRGLPSPSLPKSMWRPW; this is translated from the exons ATGGCGCCCTCTTTCCGGCCCGGCAagggccgcccgccgcggggcgACGATGGCTGCGCGGAGGCCCGGGCCGACAGGAGG ACGAGGAAGCCGCTGGTGGAGAAGAAGCGCCGGGCGCGCATCAACGAgagcctgcaggagctgcggtCGCTGCTGGCCGACAGCGAG TTTCAGGCGAAGCTGGAGAACgcggaggtgctggagctgacGGTGCGGCGGGTGCAGGCCGTCCTGGAGCGCCGCTCCCTCG AGGGCGGGCGGCTGCAGCGGGAGGCCAGCGAGCGCTTCGCCGCCGGCTACATCCAGTGCATGCACGAGGTGCACACCTTCGTCTCCGGCTGCCCCGGCATCGACGCCACCACGGCCGCCGAGCTGCTCAACCACCTGCTGGAGTCCATGCCCCTCGACGAGGGCGGCTTCCCGGACTTGATGGCGGACGTTTTGGCAGATCCCTGGCCCGGCAGCGAGGCGTTGGCCGCGGCCAGCCTGGCTCTCCCCGCCTCGGCGCCCTCGCCTTCCCCCAGCGAGGAGACCTGCTCCGACTCGGAGGAGGCGGAGGCCGAGCCCGGCCAGACCTCCGCCGACGGACTGGACGCTTCCCGGACGCGCGGCCTGCCTTCGCCCAGCTTACCCAAATCCATGTGGAGACCCTGGTAA
- the LOC128911734 gene encoding transcription cofactor HES-6-like isoform X1, which yields MAPSFRPGKGRPPRGDDGCAEARADRRTRKPLVEKKRRARINESLQELRSLLADSEFQAKLENAEVLELTVRRVQAVLERRSLGECRRDGGGGRAGPRLTPLPSLSPPGAEGGRLQREASERFAAGYIQCMHEVHTFVSGCPGIDATTAAELLNHLLESMPLDEGGFPDLMADVLADPWPGSEALAAASLALPASAPSPSPSEETCSDSEEAEAEPGQTSADGLDASRTRGLPSPSLPKSMWRPW from the exons ATGGCGCCCTCTTTCCGGCCCGGCAagggccgcccgccgcggggcgACGATGGCTGCGCGGAGGCCCGGGCCGACAGGAGG ACGAGGAAGCCGCTGGTGGAGAAGAAGCGCCGGGCGCGCATCAACGAgagcctgcaggagctgcggtCGCTGCTGGCCGACAGCGAG TTTCAGGCGAAGCTGGAGAACgcggaggtgctggagctgacGGTGCGGCGGGTGCAGGCCGTCCTGGAGCGCCGCTCCCTCGGTGAGTGCCGGCGGgacggcggggggggccgggccgggcctcgcCTCACCCCGCTCCCCTCTCTGTCTCCCCCCGGCGCAGAGGGCGGGCGGCTGCAGCGGGAGGCCAGCGAGCGCTTCGCCGCCGGCTACATCCAGTGCATGCACGAGGTGCACACCTTCGTCTCCGGCTGCCCCGGCATCGACGCCACCACGGCCGCCGAGCTGCTCAACCACCTGCTGGAGTCCATGCCCCTCGACGAGGGCGGCTTCCCGGACTTGATGGCGGACGTTTTGGCAGATCCCTGGCCCGGCAGCGAGGCGTTGGCCGCGGCCAGCCTGGCTCTCCCCGCCTCGGCGCCCTCGCCTTCCCCCAGCGAGGAGACCTGCTCCGACTCGGAGGAGGCGGAGGCCGAGCCCGGCCAGACCTCCGCCGACGGACTGGACGCTTCCCGGACGCGCGGCCTGCCTTCGCCCAGCTTACCCAAATCCATGTGGAGACCCTGGTAA